GTCTCGGTTACCATGGATATAGACTTTCTCTTAGAACTCTGTTTTAGCTGTTGGTCCTCATGAAGTTGCATCATAAAACAATGCATATACTGCTAGAATTGATACCACTTGGAATTATTTGTAGTTAATCATTGGTAAGCTGTTTTGCTGGGGGAGTTTTAAGCTTTTTATCCCCTTCTCTTCCAGGGGTTTACTGCAGGTGACTGATTGCCATGAGTTCAGGTATTTTCCTCTGATTTGCTGTTCACTGAGCTGAAGTGAGGGATGGCTGAGGAAGCCAAGTACAGCATCATTCGGGAAGTGGGCCGAGGAAACTATGGGGTGGTTTATGAGGCCATCCTTAACCAAACTAGAAGCAAAGTAGCTGTGAAAAGGATACACTGTGATGTGCCTGAAAATGTAGAACTGGCTCTGCAGGAGTTCTGGGCCCTGCAGAGCATCCAGAGGCAACATGAAAATGTGATCCAGTTGGAGGAGTGTATCCTGCAGAATGGCCAAGTCTTTCAGCCCATTAGTCATCGTTACCGGAAATCAGACAGCCACTTGCTACTCATTGAGACCTGCCTGAAAGGAAGGAGGTGTATGGATCCCAAATCAGCCTGCTTTCTGTGGTTTGTGATGGAATTCTGTGATGGTGGCAACATGAATGAATACCTGCTGTCCCGCAGCCCCAATGCTCAGCTAAACAACAGCTtcatgcagcagctcagcagcgcAGTGGCTTTCCTGCACAGAAACCAGATAGTGCATAGAGACCTGAAATCTGACAATATTCTGATTTCTCATAGACGTGGAAGTCCCATAGTAAAGGTAAGGGAATAAAACTTTGTTGTAATGAGTATGTGCTTTACACAGCACACCAATACAGGCAGGGGaatgaagggattgagagtaCCCCTGAGGGGAAGGACCTGGCAGTACTGGTGAATGAAAGACcggacatgagctggcagtgtgtgcttgcagcccagaaggccaattGTAttttgggctgcatccaaagaattgtgaccagcaggtcaagggaggtgattcagctcctctgctctgtgagacccatcctgtgttcagttctggggccctcAGTACGGGAaagatgtggacctgttggagatggcccagagaagggccataaaaattatcagagggatgcagcacctctcctgtaaggaatggctgagagagttggggttgttcagcttGGAAAGGACTCTAGGGAGACTgtattgtggcctttcagttcttaaaaagggcctataagaaagactgcaataggatgaggggtgatggttttaaactgaaagaggaagattcaggctggatgaggaagaaattttttacagtgagggttgtaaaatactggcacaggttacccagagaggtggtgaatGTGCCAGGCTGAATGTGATTCTGGGCAACATGATCTAGAtgaaggtgcccctgcccattgcaggtgggttggacaagatgacctttgatggtcctttccaacccaaactattccgTGATTCTACATGCATACATGTCATATGCTTTGGAATGGGCTTTTGATAAGTCTTGTGACACTTGTAATAAGCATACTCAGAACATCTGATATCagttgtgggcttttttttcttaaggagtCTTGGAAGGAAATAAAGGTCACAATGGTGTTTTTCTGTAACATCCTTCATCCACTGCTTATCTGTTGACAAGAGCAGCTCAGGGCTCTCAAGCTTCTGCATGCTAGATCATCAGAGAGATCATGATCTGTCCAAAACGAATTTTCTGTGCCCTTAAACTTTAAGAACATACTGCCCTGTTACAACAGTTAGTGCTTCCAGTATTGCTGCCTCAAGCACATATTGATGTTCAGGGGAGGCAGGGAATGTCTTTGTGCTTCATATTGGTGCCCTGATTGAGATAAGCATTGGCTAGCTGTGCTCATTGTAACAGCAGATTGAGAGGCTGTTCCAGCTCTACAAAAAGCTGGGAGCCAGTTTGCTTCTGAACTTGCAATCCCAGGAGTTCCAGTAGTTAGGACATAAAAAATTAGGTTGGTGCATTCAGATAATTCATGTCTTGACCATTCAGATCAATAATGGTATTTGTATTTCGACTCATAGAACTGTCAAGGGACACTTAAATCAATGTCATCTTAATCGCTGTGGATAATAATGGTAGCACGAGAGATTTAGTGTGCTCACTGTGGAACAGTATGAGCTGCTTCTACCACAGGTGGTTTTCAAGGTATGTTAATGCCCAATTAGATGTAATCAGAGTGAACTTGACAGAAAGATAATGATCAGATGCTTGGCTGCCCATCTTAGGAAGGGGAGCAATCAACAGGAAAGAAGTTGGGAAGGGACAGCTAACAGGAAATAACCAGCTCTTGTTCACCAGTGTTTGCACCTGCCATGCTGCGGTGAATTTTGGAGCGGAATTCACTGAGCTGCTGTTTGAAAACTTCGTGTTTGTGaataactgatttttattttctttacatgtATTACAGGTGGCAGATTTTGGTCTCAGCAAGGTGTGTCAGGAGAAAGGGAATGTGAACCAGCATCGTTTCTCTTCTGCGTGTGGATCCAACTTCTACATGGCTCCAGAAGTATGGGAAGGTCACTACACTGCTAAGGCTGACATCTTTGCCCTTGGGATCATTTTCTGGGCTATGGTCGAGAGGATCACCTTCCGAGATGGGGATTCTGAGAAGGAATTGCTTGGTGAGGATCAGATCAGTGCTGTCGTGTTGTCACTGGAGGTTCTGGATCTGTAGGGATACCGTCAGAGGTGTTCTCCCAGGCATAGTTACAAATGCTGTGGCACATATGCTTTGGATTGGCCTTTTTCCAGGAGTTTGCAgccaaaagaaacacaaatctgattattttttttcttagatggttgattttttgtgtttgttttcgTTTTCAAGAGGACTGcaaagaaatctttttcttctgcatgcatTGTTTTAACTTGGTTGCTTCTCATGCTGGCTTTCCAGGTCTTGGAGACATATCACTAAAGCAGAGGGAATGCTTTTTCTATttagaaatcattattttatttggaaGATTAAAAGATTTACAAATACTCTGGGGGATTTAAAGGCTGAGGGAAAGATCGCTTCTGGCTTCTCTGCTCTCAGGCATTCCTTACCCCAAGGAATGCCCTTCAAAAATGGACTTGGCCCTTGTTATTgctaaaaaattataaaagggggaaaatactTAGAGCTTTTGGTGAGGCATTTGCTCACAGCTATATTCTTTATAGAGGATTTCGTATCTCTATGCTTCCATTTGCTCAGAAACGCTTTTAATGCtcttaaaaccaaaacttttaTGGAATTGGGCTTATGAGTTTGTTTGTAGTCTTGACTTGGCATAACCAAGGTATGGGATCGCTTGGAGCACAGAAAAGATGTTCCAAAGAGCCAAATAATCAGCTTGGAAAGGATGTTTAGAAGAGCTGCTTTGCCATCTGGCTGAGTTTCCTCACAGTTTAGAGATGCATGATCTCGCAGGGATGACTCCTCTGATGGCCTCCTTGCTCATTCCCTGCCTCCCCACTGCCGCCTCCTTCCTCCAAATCCCCCACAGAAATGCACGCTTGAAATACTTTGTACTAAATGATTTCAGAAAAGTATATTGCAGTGGAAAATCCATCTCAAGAGGAGAGAATGCCAGTCATGCACATTAGCATAATAATTGAAGACATCTACCCAGGCTCTGAGATCATGGCAtacctgtctgtctgtcttttaaatgtttaaattctTAAAAGGTATTTCCATGAGGAACTTTGAGAAGCTATTGTGCTACtcctgtaatttcttttcctctcccttccaaGTAGGCTCAGTTCTAATTctattatttgtttctttttaaaatgccaaaCACTGATAAATGTTTTAGCTCCTGCCTACAGAAACAAGCAAATGGTTGCAGCTGAGACCAAAGCATGAacagatttcattaaaatagcTCCTCGCCAAGTTGCGATAAGGAGTGTGCAAGGCCAGCCTTTTCTATGCACAGACAGGCCACTGCCTCCAAAACATTTATTCTTTGCTTGGTGCAGGGGCAGCACAGCTTGAGTGAGCAAAGCTCTTTCTACTGTCTGGTTTGGAAGCCGGTTAATCATTTTCAACAACCAGTGAAATTTAGATTACCAGGAGCAAATTTACATTTCCCTTCCTTAATCTTGCTGAGGAGAAGTTGGCTAACAGTAAATGGCCTGTGCTGTCATTTGAATTGAAATTTGTTTGACTAACTGAGCAAATAAGTTTTGTGCTTAACTCTTTTCAAGTCACCTCAGCCACACATAGCCTCCTTCCCTCTTATAGAGCTTCTCAGTCTGGTTGTAGGGAGTAAAATGGAGGCAGTTCATTTCAGCAGCCCATTTTTTCTGCAGATGGTCCCTATAACTGTTTGCTGAGCACACTGTGCTTAAACTTGCTCCCTGTGTTCCACATGGCTGCTCGCACAGCCTTGTGCAACATCATGATTactatttaaaagtaaaagccTCTCCTGATGACAGCCTCTCCCAATATTTGGTTTGGCAGTTGTCTCTTAATAAGTGATGAGCCCTTCAGATGTATTGTTTTCCAGATTGTCCATCCATGCTGCACATGACAATGTTTTGTGCACTTTTACTGTACAACCTGACTCCTTCCAACCTGTGTTTAGGAACTTACATCTGCCAAGGGAAGGAGCTTGTTCCCCTTGGAGAAGCATTGCTGGAGAACCCCAACATGAAATTACAGATTCCCCTGAAGAAGAAGTCCATGCCAGGTGATCTCTGCAAGCTCCTGCATGACATGCTGGCTTTTAACCCAAAGGAAAGGTTGGATGCCTTCCAACTAGAAGTCCGAATCAGGCAGATCTCCTATGGCAAAAAGCGTCAACGTTCTGTCTCATAGAGATGAAGGACGTTCAGGTTAGTGTCTCTGCCAGGCTACTCTCTGTTTACTCTGAGCTTAACAGGGATTTTCTGTTAGTGACCAAAGCCCTCTAAATCAAATGTAACGTATAGCAGTTCTGAAAATTCAGTGATGGGAGTATGCAGTCAAActagaagaagaaaaggcttcaaTAAGCATTTAGGGAAAGGAATTTGTTTGAAGCGCTTCAAACAAAGAAACTTTTGCTCCCTTAATAGTGTTTGTTCAAGGAATTGGCTGTGCTGTCTGAAATTACCATCCTGTCCTTTACGCTAAACTTCATCTACTTCCACAGATGTGGGCAGGTTTCTTCAGCGTTTACCTCTGCTTGTTTGTTGCTTTTACAATAGATTTGCTAATAGATCTTGTGTTAGTGCATTTTAAATATGACATTCAGGTATGAGAGTAACTGTCAGATTaaagacagatttatttttttaattaaagcactTTTAATGCTCAGAGGGCATCAGAGCTGGATGCCCCAAATGTTCAAGGAGCTTCCTGTCCTTTTTGGCAGGTAAAGGCCTTGATAAATGTCTAGGAAAAGGCTTGACTGGAAGTCTGGTGGCCTTGCCAAGTCCCACAGTGAGGCTGTTGGTTTTGTGTGCCCACTGAATGTCCAGCATAAAATACAAGGCAGTCAGTCATATTCTCTGTCTTTCAGTAGAGCAACGAAAATACAGAAGGGAGTTTCCAGGATTTCAAGTCCTGTCTTCTGCTATCATGGGCTTCATGTTCTAGAATTTGATAAACACATCATCAAAATAAAGGTTTTGTCTGACATTGTCATTGAGAGTGAGCATCTGGCTGTCCTTGTAGCTAAGGACATTGTCCTTTGCAACACAAATGCCTTTCTGATCTGTTTAATACTCTTGATCTTGTGACAGACTTGTCCTTTAGCTTAAAATGTTCTTTGTCCCGGGTGTTTGCCCATTCTGAACTATTTATAGAGAACAGTTGTAACCTTAGCAGCATTTCTTCCTGCTCaaggttggttggttggttccATTGAGGTTggctcctccatctcctccagTTACAAATAATTTCTGCACTTTAGATGAGTCTCTTCAGGTCCTTGTAAAGTGCTAGGATTTACTATCCAGTCTGGAAATATTCTTCCTGATGTATTCCAGGATAGCATCTCTCCTTTCATATCTGTCACTTAATCCCCTCATAATTACTTTGTATCCTGAAGCCTTTTTTGACTTGAGTTGCTTCAAATAAATAACATTCTGTGTTAGAGCAGTTACTTTTGCTTGCAGATGCATGACCTTATGTTTTCGATTTCCAAGTTTCATCCTGTCAGTTAGAAGAAGCAGTGAATGACTATTTCCTCATCCTTTTTGATAGCTGTAATACCTCCAGCTTTGTGATCAGCACACTTTTAACTGTGCCAAGGCTGTTAGTTAGAACAGTAATTAAAGAAGTCTGTTGCCAGTGCCAATCTTGATAATACTCCATTCTAGCCTCTTCATTTCCAAATTACCAGTTTCAGTTTCCCCTTGGGACAGGTTAACTGCCTTGACATCTTCCTTTTTGACTAATCCCAGTCTTCTCCTGACTATCTTATACTTCCTTGTGTGGTACATCAAATGTTTCACTAAAATCTCAATGGACAAGACCAATGCTTCTTTTTATctaaaagaaatcagttttataGCTGAAAATGCAAATCCTACCAGAGTAATTGAGTCAGTTCTGGGGACTCCTACCTGAAATGGGAGGCTTGACATACTGTAATAGCAACAGTACCACTAGTTGGCAGGCCAGCCCTGAAGTGGTTAGCCTGCTCCAGAGGAATTTGCAAGgataaagaggggaaaaaaaaggctctaGCAGCACAATGTCAGGCTTATTTCTGTTGTCTTTACTTTTCATATAAAACCGTAATGGTAAATAGGTTTGCAGACTAAGCTCAGATGAAAAaacaccagcacaggcaggacatATCCCTGAAAACCCTGTCTGTTTCAATCCTCTTCATTTATTGTATCCTCCTGATCTGGAAGAAGATAGCGGAATACAGATTACACTTGATTTTGGCATGGAATTGGAGTTGATGCAGCAGTGACTTGTGGCACAGTGCTTTGTGCCATGAGGTGCTGATGAAAATGCTGTATGCAGCTGTGTTAGCGTGGACTGGAATGGACCCCAACCTGCCTTTTGAAAATGAGGTTGTCTTAAACTCTGATACGTGCATGCTTCAGTCCATAACAGTCTGATTTCATATTGGACTTTGCTAATCTAAAATCAGGAGTAGGATTCTCTGATTCTTGCAATGCTAAATCTAGGAGCTTCAGTAGAAACTCTTCAATAGCAAGTTTGACTCAAACAGGAGTAACttatttttccataatttttaTCATAAAATTGATTTGTTATCATAGGGCAGTGAACTCTAGAGTGTAGGGCAGCCAAACCCTACATGTCAGAATAGTGTGAAAAACATCTGAAtgaattttctttcatgaatTTAAAGACAGGGATAGGGATATAACCTGTGATACAGGAAGTCCTTCAGTTTCACATTGCTCAGAAcgataccaagctgtgtgatgcaGTTGacatgctgcagggaagggatgccatccagggggacttggacaggctggagaggtggaaCACTGCCAACACTGtggagttcaacaaggccaagggcaaggtcctgcatctggggtggggcaatcccaagcacaaacacaggctgagcagagactggattcagagcagccctgaggagaaggacttgagcGTGTTGGTCTATGAGAAGCTCAGCATGACCCAGCGGCATGTGCTTGACCGCAGAAAACTGTGtccaactgtgtcctgggcagtgtgagagacaggctgagagaactgggtttgctcagcctggacaagactctggggagaccttagagcagcttccagcacctAAAGGGGCCCacaggaaaactggagaggggctttgacaagggcctgtagggacaggacaagggggaatggctttaacctgacagaggggagattgagatgagctcttaggcagaagttgttccctgtgagggtgctgaggtcctggcacaggttgcccagagaagctgtggctgccccatccctggcagtgttcaaggccaggttggatggggcttggagcaagctggtctagtggaaggtgtccctgcctgtggcagaggtgtTGGGATTAGATGAGCTTTAAcattccttccaacccaaaccattccatgattttttaCTGCGTAAAGCCTGCTTGTGTATCCACCCTAGTGTATGCTACCAGTATCCTCAAGGCAGAGCAGTGAGCAAGGGGACCTCATGTTTGGGCCAGTGCTCTTGGcaagctgtgttttatttgccAACTTTGGTGTGTTTCCTTTACAGGTACCATTTCCCGCTGCGATCTGGAGCCCTCCGAGATGGTGAATAACTGCCTTCCTTTGGAATGAGTGGGTCCATCAGAAGACTGTTGCTGGTGTCCAGTTTTCCCAAACGGTTATATTTAAATGgaaagcaattttatttatttgtacagTAATTTTAAGAGGAGAACTACAAAGTATCTATTTTTATCCAAACCTTCAGTGTTTAACTCTTGTTCTTTGATGCAGCGAGTAGCACAGGTGAGAACCTGGGTGAGGTGGTCTTGTCTGTCCGGCCACACTCAGCACAGTCCTAAAGCAGTTTCTCAACTTGCTCTTTTTCAAGCAATCCTTGTGCAACCTTTCACTGCTGTCCTGTGGTTGTGCTTTCAAAGGATGGCAAAGAAACATCCTTGAAGGAAACTGCCTTGAAACGGGCTTCTCTGCCCCATTGCGTGCTGACTGCCTCTCCAGCCCTGGCTTCTCCTTGACAAGGCTGTGTCGCATGTCCTTGGCACACAAGTTTGTCTTTAGGAGGTTTAATTGAAGCTTTTTTCATGTGTAATTCTTCATTCCGTGTTGCTTGGCCATGTAAGCGAGTGATGTCTGCTGAatgagctggcagtgttcagtgtCTGTTCTGCAAACtatgaacagaaacaaaaatgtattttcttcacagtagctttTGAATATTCTTGCTTAGATTAactaaaatgctttcttaaaataaatacaaagaatgttAAAGATGCCAACTCTTGATTAGAACATATGCGTCACTAACACTTAAAGTAGTTTAAGGAATCATGCTTCCTGCTGTGTTAGCTGCTTGTGCCAGCTGTTCTTACAAGGGGAATGAAAAGGACTGAACTGGAATCTTGGCAGGTAAATGGGGAGTCTAATTTACACCctgtttgaaaaatattttaatgtatctGTAAACTACCACtgatctttgcttttcttaaggAGCTGGGAGCTCCTGGAACAGGTTC
This window of the Melopsittacus undulatus isolate bMelUnd1 chromosome 3, bMelUnd1.mat.Z, whole genome shotgun sequence genome carries:
- the LOC101874582 gene encoding serine/threonine-protein kinase PDIK1L-like isoform X1, whose product is MAEEAKYSIIREVGRGNYGVVYEAILNQTRSKVAVKRIHCDVPENVELALQEFWALQSIQRQHENVIQLEECILQNGQVFQPISHRYRKSDSHLLLIETCLKGRRCMDPKSACFLWFVMEFCDGGNMNEYLLSRSPNAQLNNSFMQQLSSAVAFLHRNQIVHRDLKSDNILISHRRGSPIVKVADFGLSKVCQEKGNVNQHRFSSACGSNFYMAPEVWEGHYTAKADIFALGIIFWAMVERITFRDGDSEKELLGTYICQGKELVPLGEALLENPNMKLQIPLKKKSMPGDLCKLLHDMLAFNPKERLDAFQLEVRIRQISYGKKRQRSVS
- the LOC101874582 gene encoding serine/threonine-protein kinase PDIK1L-like isoform X2 → MAEEAKYSIIREVGRGNYGVVYEAILNQTRSKVAVKRIHCDVPENVELALQEFWALQSIQRQHENVIQLEECILQNGQVFQPISHRYRKSDSHLLLIETCLKGRRCMDPKSACFLWFVMEFCDGGNMNEYLLSRSPNAQLNNSFMQQLSSAVAFLHRNQIVHRDLKSDNILISHRRGSPIVKVADFGLSKVCQEKGNVNQHRFSSACGSNFYMAPEVWEGHYTAKADIFALGIIFWAMVERITFRDGDSEKELLGTISRCDLEPSEMVNNCLPLE